Proteins encoded in a region of the Bubalus bubalis isolate 160015118507 breed Murrah chromosome 9, NDDB_SH_1, whole genome shotgun sequence genome:
- the TICAM1 gene encoding TIR domain-containing adapter molecule 1: protein MACTGPSLSGAFDILGAAGQDKLLYLKHKLKTLRPGCRGAYLLHAMVLLKLGQETEARISLEALKADAVAQLVAHQWAGVDSTETPEEPPDVSWAVARVYHLLAEEKLCPATMREEAYRAALRAFRSRDDLQLRELQEEARDRCGWDVLGDLGGVQTLRSDLGCLPPSSASLSRTRSDPRPIEHLSGWSTACSLRSTGSPASLGSNLEISQSPTMALLSVHHSHHGPSKLCDHPQASVVPEPAPMGCQEPEEMSWPPSVEAADSPVRPSSPGPGLPEVTTDACPASSHDPPEVPEISAHYPVECTDVPAAPKSLPSPSKNACLVTDQTPVQLSEEDTAYLLAQPRPPTPSVPQTSPSFPSPSTSPFPSPSTPSEAHPTPSKAHPTPSKAHPTPPKAHSTPPKAHPTSPKAHPTVWNPEPPPPELESSEQKFYNFVVLHASADEHIALRVRERLEALGVRDGATFCEDFQVPGRGELHCLQDALDHSAFIILLLTSNFDCRLSQHQTNQSLMSSLTRHGWQDCVIPFLPLESSLAQLSPSTSSLLTGLVLLDEHSKIFARKVTNTFKPQMLRARKAKWRKEQDARALREQSQQLESERQHAAAWGAAYSAYVHSYLAYQTQVEKLQVALANYMPFGTQLPFGGQGSLGTAPSPFPTLPGHQPPPLPPWLGGTPPPIFQQPPPTFPQPPPTFPQPPPTFPQPPPTFPQPPPTFQQPPPACPQPPDFSQAPPARPQSPGLQPLIIHHAQMVQLGVNNHMWNQRGTQAPEDNTRETE, encoded by the coding sequence ATGGCCTGCACCGGCCCTTCCCTCTCTGGCGCCTTTGACATTCTAGGCGCCGCGGGTCAGGACAAGCTCTTGTATCTTAAGCACAAACTGAAGACCCTGAGGCCTGGCTGCCGTGGGGCGTATCTCCTGCACGCCATGGTGCTCCTGAAGCTGGGCCAGGAGACCGAGGCCAGGATCTCCCTGGAGGCGCTGAAGGCGGATGCGGTGGCCCAACTTGTGGCCCACCAGTGGGCTGGTGTGGACAGCACCGAGACTCCAGAGGAGCCCCCAGACGTGTCCTGGGCCGTTGCCAGGGTGTACCACCTTCTCGCCGAAGAGAAGCTTTGTCCCGCGACTATGCGGGAGGAGGCCTACCGGGCAGCCCTCCGCGCTTTCAGATCCAGGGACGACCTCCAGCTGCGGGAGCTCCAGGAAGAGGCCCGGGACCGGTGCGGGTGGGACGTCCTTGGGGATCTGGGAGGAGTCCAAACACTGCGTTCCGATCTGGGCTGCCTCCCGCCGTCCTCGGCCTCACTTTCCCGGACGCGCAGCGACCCGCGGCCCATAGAGCATCTTTCCGGCTGGAGCACAGCGTGTTCCCTGAGATCCACTGGCAGCCCGGCCTCCCTGGGCAGCAACTTGGAAATCAGTCAGTCGCCCACCATGGCCCTCCTCAGCGTGCACCACAGCCACCACGGGCCCAGCAAGCTGTGTGACCATCCCCAGGCCAGCGTGGTGCCCGAGCCTGCCCCTATGGGTTGCCAGGAACCCGAGGAGATGAGCTGGCCCCCATCGGTGGAGGCTGCCGACTCCCCGGTGCGGCCGAGCAGCCCAGGCCCCGGGCTTCCCGAGGTGACCACCGATGCCTGCCCCGCCAGCTCGCACGACCCACCGGAAGTTCCGGAAATCAGCGCCCACTATCCGGTGGAGTGTACGGATGTGCCAGCAGCCCCGAAATCTCTCCCCTCGCCTTCCAAAAACGCCTGCCTAGTCACAGATCAGACGCCAGTCCAACTTTCAGAGGAAGACACTGCTTACCTGTTGGCTCAGCCACGCCCACCGACTCCTTCCGTGCCCCAAACATCCCCGTCTTTTCCTTCCCCATCGAcgtctccctttccttctccatcgACCCCTTCTGAGGCTCACCCGACCCCTTCTAAGGCTCACCCGACCCCTTCTAAGGCTCACCCGAcccctcctaaggcccactcgacccCTCCTAAGGCTCACCCGACCTCTCCTAAGGCTCACCCGACCGTCTGGAACCCAGAGCCCCCTCCTCCGGAGCTGGAGTCGTCCGAGCAGAAATTCTATAACTTTGTGGTGCTCCACGCCAGTGCAGACGAGCACATCGCACTGCGAGTGCGCGAGAGGCTGGAGGCGCTAGGCGTGCGAGATGGGGCCACGTTCTGCGAGGATTTCCAGGTGCCCGGGCGTGGCGAGCTGCACTGCCTGCAGGACGCTCTAGACCACTCGGCATTCATCATCCTGCTGCTCACCTCCAACTTTGACTGCCGCCTGAGCCAGCATCAGACGAACCAGTCTCTGATGAGCAGCCTCACGCGCCACGGATGGCAGGACTGCGTGATTCCCTTCCTGCCCCTGGAGAGTTCCCTGGCCCAGCTCAGCCCCAGCACGTCTAGCCTGCTTACCGGCCTGGTGTTGCTGGATGAGCACTCCAAGATCTTCGCCAGGAAGGTGACCAACACCTTCAAGCCCCAGATGCTGCGGGCCCGCAAGGCCAAGTGGAGGAAGGAACAGGATGCCCGGGCACTGCGGGAACAGAGCCAACAGCTGGAAAGTGAGCGGCAGCACGCAGCGGCATGGGGCGCGGCGTACTCGGCTTACGTCCATAGCTACCTGGCCTACCAGACGCAGGTGGAGAAGCTCCAGGTTGCTTTGGCGAACTACATGCCATTTGGGACTCAGCTGCCCTTCGGGGGACAGGGGTCCCTGGGAACCGCACCATCACCCTTTCCCACCCTGCCCGGTCATCAGCCACCTCCCCTACCTCCTTGGCTGGGGGGCACGCCCCCACCGATCTTCCAGCAACCCCCGCCGACCTTCCCGCAACCCCCACCGACCTTCCCGCAACCCCCGCCGACCTTCCCGCAACCCCCACCGACCTTTCCGCAACCCCCGCCGACCTTCCAGCAACCCCCACCGGCCTGCCCACAGCCCCCGGAC